AGCCGCCCCGCATGGGCAGAATACTACCCTTGAACCACGACTCCCATACTGCGCGCCGAACCCTCGATGATCTTGATCGCACCCTCGAGATCGGCGGCATTGAGATCCGTCATTTTCCTTTGTGCGATCTCCCGCAACTGCGCCTTCGTGATCTTTCCGACCTTATCTTTCTGCGGAACGCCAGACCCCTTAATAATTCCGGCCGCTTTCTTCAACAGGTCGGACGCCGGCGGAGTCTTCATCACAAAGGTGAACGACCGGTCCTTGTAGACCGTGATGACCACCGGGATGATGCTGTCTCCCTCTTTTTGGGTTTTTGCGTTGAACTGCTTGCAAAACTCCATGATATTGACGCCGTGCTGTCCCAGCGACGGTCCGACGGGGGGAGCGGGATTCGCTTTCCCTGCCGGAATCTGTAACTTGATCTGTGCCGATACTTCTTTCGCCATGTCCTACACTCCTACGCTACGCGCGTTTGACCATCTCAGAGTTAAATCCGCTCCACTTGCATGAACCCAAGCTCCACCGGTGTCGAGCGCCCGAAGATACTGACCAAGACCTTGAGCCGGCTATGGTCCTGATCCACCTCGTCCA
This genomic stretch from Nitrospirota bacterium harbors:
- the rplK gene encoding 50S ribosomal protein L11, which codes for MAKEVSAQIKLQIPAGKANPAPPVGPSLGQHGVNIMEFCKQFNAKTQKEGDSIIPVVITVYKDRSFTFVMKTPPASDLLKKAAGIIKGSGVPQKDKVGKITKAQLREIAQRKMTDLNAADLEGAIKIIEGSARSMGVVVQG